Within Populus trichocarpa isolate Nisqually-1 chromosome 6, P.trichocarpa_v4.1, whole genome shotgun sequence, the genomic segment TGAAAATCTAGGAAACTCAATCTTCGCTGTTTTGGAGGATACAATTTGTCGCCCTCCATCGTGGCCTTCACAATATTGATTACCGTGGTTTGTAGGTTCCTGGTTAGCAAGCAATATATCAGAGAGACGATTGAGGGTTTCCTCCAAATGACGATGCCTATCAGCTATATCGATCTCCATTCTATGTAGTCCATCTTGGACTTCACCAAGCACAATTTCTAGATGCTCAATACGTTCTTTATTGGTTCCCATAACCTGGCTCTTATACCAACGTCAGGtcccaataattattttttgtgatgtTTTCTCTTAGGGTGAGAATAAACCGCAGtttgaataaaaacttattGCCCTCATTAATAATACATGGCTACGTAAATAGCAAAACCACTTAACAACCCACGTActtaaaaaccaacaaaataaagGATAATGTAAAACACACGTACTAATAGAAATACATTAAGTAAATAACACATATAATTGTAAGAGACCCATTCCAGTATCCATTCCTGTACTGCCCGCATGCACAATGCACGTCTTCTAACTACCTGCCCGCATGCACGTTCATACTGTCCGCATGGGACATGCACACTCAAAAGTATTTGGGATTTGCTTTGAGGCCACGAATTGAATGTCGTGGCCTAACATTACTCCCCCTAGGAAGCCGATCCTTGTCCTCAAGGATTATAGGCGAGAAAGTAGCTAGCAACTGTTCAGTCGGTTCCCAGGTGGCATCATTTGTGGAAAGATTCTTCCATTGAACTAAGCTCTCCTTAACAAAGTGGCCCCCCGTGCTTGATCTAGCGTGTATCCAAAATAGTCTGAGGCTCTAAAATGGCAACTCTGTCATCAGTGACTGGTGGTAACTCGGTCTGTTGGGGCTTTGCCTGGCCAGCAGTGGTGTGGTATGGTTTCAATAGAGAAATATGAAACACTGGATGGATGCGTGCGTGAGCTGGTAGTTGTAACTTGTAGGCGATAGGGCCACATTATTCTAGAATTAAGTAGGGCCCATAAAAACGACTTGCTAGCTTTTGATAGACTCGTTTGAAAGCTGATTGTTGGCGGTAAGGATGCAACTTCAGTAGAACCCAGCTGCCAACTTCAAACGATACATCCCTTCTCTTGCGATCTACCATTTGCTTCATACGATTAACCGATGTTTCTAAGCTGGCCTTTAGTTGTTTAAGTAATGCATCGCAATGCAAGAAGTGCTGATCAACTTCATGCACAGCCGACAGGCCTTCAGTGTACAACGGAATAGATGGGGGCAGTCAACCATACAACGCCTGGAACGAGTTCATGCCAGCAGAAATATGGTATGTGGTATCATTAAGACCAGAACACCCATGACTTGTCACAAGAATCACACAAATTAATGTCTTGGAGCTTCACTCTTTATATAGCCTTTCCATCCCTTCACCTAAAACATTATTTCCTTCCCCATAATAAGAGCTTTATGCTCAAAGTTTGGGCTTCTATACAGTTTTGATATTTCCTGAAGAAGATAATGGCCTACTTAAGTCTATAGATGAGGTTCTGACTTCTGAAAGATTATAAGCAGTATCACAGCAAGGTATAGGTTTGTTACTGCCTTGGTGATGTAAGGTGGAGCTTAAAATCTTCATAATTGTATTATTCTGGTGTAAATTCTAGTTTCTACATTGGATTTCCTTCAGTTATTCCACTTCAGGAAACTTGTATTAGATCCTATGAGAACTTGCTTAACATCAGTTTTTACTCAAGTATCCTGTGGATCATTCTAGATCATTGGAATACAAGGAGTGATGAGGTAGATCATGGTGTATTCCCCGTAACCTCCACCATCACCGCTATATAATACTATCTTGATGGGTTTTCAGCCATATCATTCTTACAGGCAGAGAAAATCACTTGAGGCGCAACTCAAGGACACTTCCTCTAAATCTTTCTTTTCATGATTTAGTTTTGTGGAATGGTTATTGTAAGATGCCTTTTAAACAAATAGCAAATAATGAAAACATCCACTGCGATTctcattctaaaattaattgatatctGTATTCATTGCAGGTATATTGGTCCTGAATGCTTGGGATACTTGGATCTATTACAAAGTTTGAGAAGTGGAGATACTTCCTAAATATGCTCTCGCTTTGTTGAATTGCAGGTATATCTGGACCTCCACTTTTTCCTGCCTACTGTGTTGAAAAAGTCCTTCGCCTTGACGGTAAATGCTGTTTGGGGACGCAGTGCAAATcacgtttctaaaaaatttatttatttatttatttgttaaaatttaatatggtttgtatattttggatcgttttgaagtgctgatgtcaaaaataatttttaaaaaatgaaaaaacatcattagcatACATTTcggcatgaatttttttttgaaaagcaaccgctactaCACTGCCAAACACATTCTTAGTCATTTCAAAAGATTTCACTACTAAAAGTTAATATTAACCCATTATAGAACATGGATGAATATactaatatatgtatatataacaGTTAAATAACAAGCATTGGATGATTTCTTAGCTTGTTATCTTTCCACTAGTAAGTACCATGAATTAGAAGGGATATGAATGTTATCGTGGTGTACATTCATGGTTTGACGGATATAAGACCAAAAACAAACTGGTGCCGGGGTGGTGAATGTTCATGATCTCCCTAACACGTCACCTTAGACGCCTAAATAATCATTGAATAGgaaatgaaattttgtttttgtgttttaataatatttttaaaaaaataatttttttattttaaattaatatttttttcagatatttttaagtattttaaaaataatttttaaaaaataaaaaaaatattattttaatatattttaaaataaaaaacaattataatataattgaaagtaTTATAGTAGCACGATGAgtgagatttattattttaatggttgtaatttaaagtattttttatttaaaaatatattaaaataatatttttatgttaaattattttgaataatagtatattaaaataatttgggaatattattttattttattttaaataaaaaacaattaaaatttaagaaacacGTTTCATATTTACGTGGAAGATACACGTTTGAACATCCAACTGTGTTCTGGCACGTACGGCAAAGTCCACAACGCCGACCTAATTCCGGTGATGATGATCATAATGCCTCTCGCCCTCCCTAACAAAATCGGATTCTCGTCACCTTTTCTCTATAAACCAAGCACAACAAGGggagggggaggaggaggaggaggaagcagTTGTTTTGCTTTTACTTGTCGCTCTGTTTCATCACTTACCAGCTTCACTTGGGACGGCGTCGTTCAAGCCTCTCAAGCTGACTATGCCCCAAATGATTCTTCAGATCTCTCTGGCTTCTTCGAAAAGATCAAATACTGCAATCGCGGCTCCTCCGTATAGAGCGAGCTCTCTTTTCCTTTGTGTTTTGGTCacttgaacaatattttttactgtataatttttaatattttcaggaGATAAAATCTGAATTTATTCCATTGGTGATAGAGGATCAAATAGTTGGTTACATACATAACGGGTAACGTaatctctccctccctccctcttttttgttttttttttttttttttttttgcattttaagaAAATGGGAAATtcaaattgatgaattaattttgatttatgacagttttttttataattatttgaggAGGTTTAAGGacgtgtttgtttttgtgcCAAGTGATTCTCGTTTTGGCACCAATGTGACTTTAAATAAAACACTAAGCACACCAGAGGAAAGAACCAGAGTTGTTGGAAAAGTAATCGAATGCTTggcagaagaagaaaaggaactgATTCCAGGAATACGAAATGAGGTATAAAGATCATCAACCGTgtggagctttttttttttcttgcggTATTGGCTGTTTACTCGTTGATTTTCAATCAGTTGTACCCAGTCGCACCTTCGTTTGGATCGCCCCCCTATTTTTCCATTGAACGTGCTGCTGCTACTTATTTTGGAATTAAGGTTTGTGCTTCTTATTTCTTTGcttcacttttttctttttgttagaattattaattttttttcacttgtcaACTCTACGAGAATAGGCATATGGAGTTCATATGAATGGTTTTGTGAAAAGCGATGGGGAGAAGTTCTTATGGATAGGAAAGAGAAGTCCAATGAAACAAACTTTTCCTGGGATGCTTAATCATCTTGTTGCTGGTGGACTGGTTTGTAACTATTTATTATACCATTCAATGAAATTGGTATCTGGTTTGCATTGTCAGATTAAGACGAAGGGAAGattccattatttatttatttatttttaacatttgaatgcTCTGAATACTATGACGATCAAGTGTTAGGTGAACTCTGAACTGAACTTGGAGTGTGAAATGTCAATGTTTAATCCTGGATGATTACAATATTTGCAATCCATTTCCTTTAGTAGCGGCAACTAGCAAAAATAAGCATGCCATAGAATTGCCACTTCATTTCTGAGCCAACTCTTACATTATGGTAATGACAGCCTCATGGGATGTCTTGTGTTGCAAATCTTATAAAGGAATGTGAAGAGGAAGCAGGGATTCCTCTATCCCTTTCTAATCAGTAAGTTCTCTTCTTCTGCTGAATTATGTTCAGCCTGCCTTGTATTGTCTGGGAAGTTGAATCTTGGTGCAGCAGGAACAGATCCTTTGATCAAGTTGTTTTGGTTGCAACCACTCTCGTTCTGATGATGAGTCTACATTGCTTCTTTACAGAGCCATGTCAGTTGGTGCTGTTTCTTATGTGGATGTTGATGGGTATAGATACGAGAGGGGTGTTCTATTTTGTTATGATTTAGAACTCCCTGGTGGTTTTATTCCTAAGAATCAAGGTAAAACTGTGAAAGCTCGGGTTTTCAGCTGTAATTATATGTCAATTCTTGAAGCCTTTTAAATATGCCTAGAAATTTGAGGATTGTGTTTTTGACATTTCATGACATCTTTACCATCATTGGCGTATCAAACTGTGACAGATGGGGAAGTGGAGAGTTTCAAGTTGATCCCCTTGGAAAATGTTGCAAATGTAATACGGAGGACCCATTTTTTCAAGCCTAATTGCTCTCTTGTTATCATGGATTTTCTGTTTCGACACGGGTATTTCTTCTCTATTGTTTCCCTTGTTTATTTTCACACTCATTTAGCGGCCACTCATTTAACTTTAAAagataaactattttttctttgccACCTATATTATTATGATCCACCTCTTCATGGTGAGAAGATAATCACATTCATTAGTCATTTTCTGCCTGTAATTATACAAACAATAGGGGCACCTACAAGTTTATCTCTGTCTTCCAGCTCTCATTAAGACCAGAACACCCATGACTTGCACAAGAATCACACAAATTAATGTCTTGGAGCTTCACTCTTTATATAGCCTTTCCATCCCTTCACCTGAAACATTATTTCCTTCCCCCACAATAAGAGCTTTATGCTCAAAGTTTGGGCTTCTATACAGTTTTGATGTTTCCTGAAGAAGATAATGGCCTACTTAAGTCTTTAGATGAGGTTCTGACTTCTGAAAGATTATAAGCAGTATCAGAGCAAGGTATAGGTTTGTTACTGCCTTGGTGATGTAAGGTGGAGCTTAAAATCTTCATAATTGTATTGTTCTGGTGTAAATTCTAGTTTCTACATTGGATTTCCTTCAATTATTCCACTTCAGGAAACTTGTATTAGATCCTGTGAGAACTTGCTTAACATCAGTTTTTACTCAAGTATCCTGGATCATTAGACCTTGTTACAGAAAGGTTGAGTAGGGTGAATTGCAGtttgtgttctttctagatCATTGGAACACAAGGAGTGATGAGGTAGATCATGGTGTATTCCCCGTAACCTCCACCATTTTCTAGATCATTGGAACACAAGGAGTGATGAGGTAGATCATGGTGTATTCCCCGTAACCTCCACCATCACCGCTATATAATACTATCTTGATGGGTTTTCAGCCATATCATTCTTACATGCAGAGAAAATCACTCGAGGCGCAACTCAAGGACACTTCCTCTAAATCTTTCTTTTCATGATTTAGTTTTGTGGAATGGTTATTGTAAGATGCCTTTTAAACAAATAGCAAATAATGAAAACATCCACTGCGATTctcattctaaaattaattgatatctGTATTCATTGCAGGTACATTGGTCCTGAATGCTTGGGATACTTGGATCTATTACAAAGTTTGAGAAGTGGAGATACTTCCTAAAAATAGATGCTGAATTTCATTAAAGATGCTGTAATTGTTCTTAATTACATTAAGACAGGCAAGAGCATGATGAAGTCCTTGGGATCAAGGATGATAGTGCTGAGTACATTTGGTTTGCACCTGTCCAAGAGGCCAAATTTGAGTTTTGCTTCTCTCGTTTCATCATCAAAGAGGAATCCTAATTTATTGTAGACGCGGCGAGCATAGTGGGAACTttttgaattctattttttatttaattataaaataataaaaataaatattttcaataaatataataataaaattatatagaaaacttattttttataaaaattatcttatttgattcacgtattttttttcttacaataacagtttttttatcaacattgaataaaaagcagcaacaataaaaaattattcagaaaaattataaaaatttgaactaaagagaatatatatatatatatatatatatatatatatatatatagattgttaaaaatctaatttttttatttatgcatttatttttattttgatgaaaatatttttttattaaaaaaaattggtttttaagTAATAACCTATTATGATCAAGAAAGCgtgttttaaatataaaattataaatcgattatttttacttttacacctctatatataaaaaaaacatgaaaataataaaattaaaaaaattatgtaaaaatcctataataaaaaaaatatgaacctGTTAAGAGCCAAAAAGAAGAGTGTGCCCTATCAACTCACGATCAAGAGTGAGGCAAGTTTATTGAAAAGATGACAATGGAAAGCTAAGCATCAAGAAGCAGTGTGCATCAAAAACAAGAGTTTTATGTGATATGATGGACAGTCCACTGAAAACCATCATAGGAGTGTCTGGAAGTCATTTGAatcctttaaatattttttaaatgcacaTCTTAGCCTATATTACAAGCTTTTTCTAATCAAAATGTCAGCTATCAAAATTGTTAAATTCTGaccttaaacaaaaaaagaaatttccttcaaaaaagttatgattttgttgacattctatatattattattaagatgCTAAAGCAATTTTTAAACACTTGaggcaaatatatttttttgagaaaccCTTTGCACATACTTTGTTTAGCCAATAATATAttgaaacatttttaaaaaaattattataacatTGTTTGACAAAAATGCATAAACTTTCTTTATTCACAAGGCAAATCAATCAATGTTTAGAATACGTTGAGAATACATGTTAAGCAAAGAGTTGATTGTAAAATCATGACAACTGCgagttaaataaaa encodes:
- the LOC112328013 gene encoding nudix hydrolase 20, chloroplastic isoform X1, translated to MMIIMPLALPNKIGFSSPFLYKPSTTRGGGGGGGGSSCFAFTCRSVSSLTSFTWDGVVQASQADYAPNDSSDLSGFFEKIKYCNRGSSEIKSEFIPLVIEDQIVGYIHNGFFYNYLRRFKDVFVFVPSDSRFGTNVTLNKTLSTPEERTRVVGKVIECLAEEEKELIPGIRNELYPVAPSFGSPPYFSIERAAATYFGIKAYGVHMNGFVKSDGEKFLWIGKRSPMKQTFPGMLNHLVAGGLPHGMSCVANLIKECEEEAGIPLSLSNQAMSVGAVSYVDVDGYRYERGVLFCYDLELPGGFIPKNQDGEVESFKLIPLENVANVIRRTHFFKPNCSLVIMDFLFRHGYIGPECLGYLDLLQSLRSGDTS
- the LOC112328013 gene encoding nudix hydrolase 20, chloroplastic isoform X3, translated to MMIIMPLALPNKIGFSSPFLYKPSTTRGGGGGGGGSSCFAFTCRSVSSLTSFTWDGVVQASQADYAPNDSSDLSGFFEKIKYCNRGSSEIKSEFIPLVIEDQIVGYIHNGFFYNYLRRFKDVFVFVPSDSRFGTNVTLNKTLSTPEERTRVVGKVIECLAEEEKELIPGIRNELYPVAPSFGSPPYFSIERAAATYFGIKPHGMSCVANLIKECEEEAGIPLSLSNQAMSVGAVSYVDVDGYRYERGVLFCYDLELPGGFIPKNQDGEVESFKLIPLENVANVIRRTHFFKPNCSLVIMDFLFRHGYIGPECLGYLDLLQSLRSGDTS
- the LOC112328013 gene encoding nudix hydrolase 20, chloroplastic isoform X2, whose translation is MMIIMPLALPNKIGFSSPFLYKPSTTRGGGGGGGGSSCFAFTCRSVSSLTSFTWDGVVQASQADYAPNDSSDLSGFFEKIKYCNRGSSEIKSEFIPLVIEDQIVGYIHNGDSRFGTNVTLNKTLSTPEERTRVVGKVIECLAEEEKELIPGIRNELYPVAPSFGSPPYFSIERAAATYFGIKAYGVHMNGFVKSDGEKFLWIGKRSPMKQTFPGMLNHLVAGGLPHGMSCVANLIKECEEEAGIPLSLSNQAMSVGAVSYVDVDGYRYERGVLFCYDLELPGGFIPKNQDGEVESFKLIPLENVANVIRRTHFFKPNCSLVIMDFLFRHGYIGPECLGYLDLLQSLRSGDTS